In Herbaspirillum seropedicae, a single window of DNA contains:
- the rbsK gene encoding ribokinase: protein MTSFPHKQGVAVLGIYVADLAFRAPNMPGLGQTIAGTGFAMGPGGKGSNQAVAAARVGAPVRFISAIGKDAFGDFALSLWRRETIAPHVRVIDGAPTGAAFIYVNDASGDNAIIVVPGAASQLSEQDVERERQAIEAAKVFVTQLEQPPEAALAGLQIARAAGTTTVFNPAPALAFPAQVYGLCDFITPNEHEAALLTGIEIHHIDDARRAADVLLERGVGCALITLGAQGSLLHSRSQSLHLPALCAGTVVETAGAGDAFNGAFAAGLAEGMSAEEAARLATAVAAISVTRPGTAPSMPSRQEALALLDTHASVLAQA, encoded by the coding sequence ATGACTTCCTTCCCGCACAAGCAAGGCGTGGCCGTGCTCGGCATCTATGTGGCCGACCTCGCCTTCCGCGCCCCGAACATGCCCGGCCTGGGCCAGACCATCGCCGGCACCGGCTTTGCCATGGGCCCCGGCGGCAAGGGTTCCAACCAGGCCGTGGCCGCTGCCCGCGTGGGCGCTCCGGTACGCTTCATCTCCGCCATCGGCAAGGACGCCTTCGGCGACTTCGCCCTGTCGCTGTGGCGGCGTGAAACCATCGCCCCGCACGTCCGCGTGATCGACGGCGCGCCCACCGGCGCAGCCTTCATCTACGTCAACGACGCCAGCGGCGACAACGCCATCATCGTGGTGCCAGGCGCGGCATCGCAATTATCGGAACAGGATGTGGAGCGCGAACGCCAGGCCATCGAAGCGGCCAAGGTCTTCGTCACGCAACTGGAACAGCCCCCCGAGGCCGCACTGGCCGGCCTGCAGATCGCCCGCGCAGCAGGCACCACGACGGTCTTCAATCCCGCGCCGGCATTGGCGTTCCCAGCACAGGTGTATGGCCTGTGCGATTTCATCACGCCCAATGAACACGAAGCCGCATTGCTGACCGGCATCGAGATCCACCACATCGACGACGCCCGCCGCGCCGCCGATGTGCTGCTGGAGCGCGGCGTGGGCTGCGCCCTCATCACGCTGGGGGCACAGGGTTCGCTGCTGCATAGCCGCAGCCAGTCGCTGCACCTGCCGGCGCTGTGCGCAGGCACGGTGGTGGAGACCGCCGGTGCAGGCGACGCCTTCAACGGCGCCTTCGCCGCCGGCCTGGCCGAAGGCATGTCCGCCGAAGAAGCCGCCCGACTGGCCACGGCGGTCGCGGCCATCTCGGTGACGCGCCCCGGCACCGCGCCCTCCATGCCCAGCCGGCAGGAAGCGCTGGCGCTGCTGGACACCCATGCCAGCGTGCTGGCGCAGGCGTAG
- a CDS encoding RbsD/FucU family protein — protein MLKNLHPLLNADVLYALRAMGHGDELVLCDANFPADSVARQTVLGKVLRIDGVGTTEAARAILSVLPLDNAVEQPVRRMEIMGEPATIPPVQQELQQEVNQAEGRARPLGSIERFAFYEAAKKAYCVIATGERRFYGCFLLKKGVLPPEA, from the coding sequence ATGCTTAAGAATCTGCATCCCTTGCTCAACGCCGACGTGCTCTACGCCCTGCGCGCCATGGGCCACGGCGATGAACTGGTGTTGTGCGACGCCAATTTCCCCGCCGACTCGGTCGCGCGCCAGACGGTGCTGGGCAAGGTGCTGCGCATCGATGGCGTAGGCACCACCGAAGCGGCCCGCGCCATCCTCTCGGTGCTGCCGCTGGACAATGCGGTGGAACAACCGGTGCGCCGCATGGAAATCATGGGCGAGCCCGCCACCATTCCCCCGGTGCAGCAAGAACTGCAACAGGAAGTGAACCAGGCCGAAGGTCGCGCCCGCCCGCTGGGCTCCATCGAGCGTTTCGCCTTCTATGAAGCCGCCAAGAAAGCCTATTGCGTCATCGCCACCGGCGAGCGCCGCTTCTACGGTTGCTTCCTCCTCAAAAAAGGTGTGCTGCCCCCGGAGGCGTGA